From the genome of Vicia villosa cultivar HV-30 ecotype Madison, WI linkage group LG2, Vvil1.0, whole genome shotgun sequence, one region includes:
- the LOC131651452 gene encoding uncharacterized protein LOC131651452 — protein MESDGDSSTPKHSPIKTPKNNNGVPTRTYQTDMLDPFFMHPSDNPGLSLVSPVLNNNNFHSWSRAIKLALRSKNKLGFIDGTLPRPKSSDSKYLAWDRCNNMVMAWLTNSIDKENSESVLWMDSAKEIWDELHERYHQGDIFRISDLQEEIYAHKQGDQTITQYFTTLKKLWQEFDNFRPIPSCICEPVCHCSLSSTIKTYRDNDYVIRFLKGLNDCYAPVHKLLAYINKSNKKGPSSDQTSKNSAYQKSKGIKICSYCNKPGHTIEVCFKKHGLPPYLKKSQIAQVSTEDSTTDKPDDTDQCSNQSVLTVDQQRALLALLQQNDSSNSITVQHLQTSHSGMIPIIISNTKIGFSDWLLDTGATDHVCHSLSMFKTINTISPINIKLPNGAIVTTNKFGSVYFSDVLHIHDVLYIPTFFTNIISVSKLCHSLDCTLTFTSTACIIQGNLTLMKIGAARIHQGLYSLILPAAHTSIPQYDVPHPHINILPSKLLKYDCPYKLLYNVIPDYMHMKIFGSLVYACTKLVSRSKLDSRSRKCVFLGFQNGVKGCLLYDLNNKNIFISRDVIHFENIFPFTTLQNTESNSPQPIYHSPNTAHTDYIIPTPNTSYIPSPTNHFPTDNVVQTPPSLQPQSNATTSPPPLPPPPTTIRQSSRHSKPPSYLRDYHRALLTGTPFSNSHLQSGNTPYPISHFIDYTKLSPSHRIFNLNISTVTEPTTYATAILYPNWQQAIQNELQSLKDTKTWVLTPLPHNKKAIGCKWVFKHKYNPNGTIEWYKARLVAKGFNQTEGLDYLETFSPVIKMTTIRILLSIASSLK, from the exons ATGGAATCCGATGGAGATTCATCCACTCCGAAACACTCTCCAATCAAAACTCCAAAGAACAACAATGGAGTCCCAACCAGAACCTACCAAACTGACATGCTCGATCCTTTCTTTATGCACCCCAGTGATAACCCAGGTTTATCCCTTGTTTCTCCtgttctcaacaacaacaattttcatTCTTGGTCACGAGCCATCAAACTCGCTCTACGTTCGAAGAACAAGCTAGGTTTTATCGATGGCACTCTTCCTCGTCCCAAATCTTCAGACTCCAAATACCTCGCATGGGATCGATGCAACAACATGGTAATGGCATGGCTCACCAACTCAATTGATAAAGAAAACTCTGAAAGTGTGTTATGGATGGATTCGGCAAAGGAGATCTGGGATGAACTCCATGAACGCTATCATCAAGGTGATATCTTTCGTATTTCAGATCTTCAAGAAGAAATTTATGCACATAAACAAGGTGACCAAACCATTACACAGTATTTCACCACTCTAAAGAAACTATGGCAAGAATTTGACAATTTTCGCCCCATTCCCAGTTGTATCTGTGAACCTGTGTGCCACTGCTCCCTATCTTCCACCATTAAGACCTACCGCGATAACGATTACGTTATCCGTTTTCTCAAGGGGCTCAATGACTGCTATGCACCAGTTC ACAAACTCCTTGCTTACATCAACAAATCCAATAAAAAAGGACCCTCATCTGACCAAACCTCCAAGAATTCAGCATACCAGAAATCTAAAGGAATCAAGATCTGCTCTTACTGCAACAAGCCAGGTCACACTATTGAAGTTTGCTTCAAAAAGCACGGTCTTCCCCCATATTTGAAGAAATCGCAGATTGCTCAAGTTTCGACAGAAGACTCCACAACTGACAAACCAGATGACACGGATCAATGCTCTAATCAGTCCGTTCTGACAGTTGATCAACAACGTGCTCTTCTTGCCCTTCTTCAACAAAATGATTCATCCAACTCTATTACAGTGCAACACCTTCAAACTTCACACTCTGGTATGATCCCTATCATTATATCTAATACTAAAATAGGATTTTCTGACTGGTTATTAGATACGGGTGCCACAGATCATGTATGCCACTCCTTGTCCATGTTTAAAACCATAAATACTATTTCTCCCATAAACATTAAACTCCCTAATGGAGCTATTGTCACTACTAACAAATTTGGTTCTGTTTATTTTTCTGATGTTTTGCACATACACGATGTTCTCTATATTCCTACCTTCTTTACTAATATCATTTCTGTCTCCAAGCTATGCCACTCTTTAGATTGCACTCTTACTTTCACATCCACTGCTTGCATCATACAGGGGAACCTTACCCTAATGAAGATTGGTGCAGCTAGGATCCACCAAGGCCTTTACTCACTGATATTACCTGCTGCACACACCTCTATTCCCCAATATGATGTTCCCCATCCCCATATCAACAT ATTACCTAGTAAACTTCTTAAATATGATTGCCCTTATAAATTACTTTACAATGTTATTCCTGATTATATGCACATGAAAATTTTTGGTTCGCTTGTTTATGCCTGTACCAAGCTCGTTTCTAGAAGCAAACTGGATTCTAGATCCAGAAAATGTGTTTTTCTTGGATTTCAAAATGGTGTAAAAGGTTGCCTCCTATATGACTTAAATAACAAAAACATTTTCATCTCTCGTGATGTGATCCACTTTGAAAACATCTTTCCTTTCACTACCCttcaaaacactgaatccaattCACCTCAACCTATTTACCATTCTCCAAATACTGCTCACACTGACTACATAATACCAACCCCTAATACCTCATATATTCCCTCACCAACAAACCATTTCCCTACTGACAATGTTGTCCAAACTCCACCATCCCTTCAACCTCAATCTAATGCCACCACCTCTCCACCACCCTTACCTCCTCCACCTACTACAATAAGACAATCTTCTAGACACTCTAAACCTCCCTCTTACCTTAGAGATTATCACCGTGCTCTTCTAACAGGTACTCCTTTTTCCAACTCTCATCTACAATCAGGTAATACTCCTTACCCTATATCTCATTTCATTGACTATACTAAATTATCACCATCTCAccgtatttttaatttaaatatctcCACTGTGACTGAACCAACCACATATGCCACTGCCATTCTTTACCCAAACTGGCAGCAAGCCATACAAAATGAGTTACAGTCCTTAAAAGACACTAAGACTTGGGTTCTTACTCCTCTTCCACACAACAAAAAGGCTATTGGTTGTAAGTGGGTATTTAAACACAAGTACAACCCTAATGGCACAATTGAGTGGTACAAAGCCCGCCTCGTTGCCAAAGGATTCAACCAAACCGAAGGATTAGATTATCTTGAAACCTTTAGTCCTGTCATTAAAATGACAACTATTAGGATTTTATTATCTATTGCCTCTTCCCTTAAATGA